Proteins from a genomic interval of Pelagicoccus enzymogenes:
- a CDS encoding beta-ketoacyl-ACP synthase 3: protein MSFLIDVPIPSMGATVNEMTLIDLEVEAGQEIAKGEKIAELESDKSVFDFEAPCDGVVRQIHCRAGDILEVGAPFVRIETEDTSVAHLTVDADAAPQATSAVKEAKPEAPPAAPVMQEVASAPLVAPVTTAPLAKANGIRWTPRAKKLALERGFDPESMTDIVGTGPGGRVTGDDLEAYVPAKATVSQAAAVAVGDGSTQTACVAGIGYAVPQNMRSNAEILKQFPGKTEEEIVKVTGIQQRYVISEGESATSLASKATRHALKMAGLEVSDIDAVVVATLLPDHPVPGAASILARELGVESALAFDLNAACSGWLYALEVGRSLIYGGTAKNILVVTAEILSRITNPKDHETAFLFGDGAGAAILTKGEGGHRLHRLELSGDARFTDAISRTGGGALKPMPSPGEDLDSFYLKMDGGVVFKRAVLAFSNIIESALERHGLKPDDVSWIVPHQANARILRAVSKRVGIPYEKFVVTINKYGNTSAASVSMALGWAAEEEIFEEGDKIIFCSVGAGFTFAGGLMTW, encoded by the coding sequence ATGAGCTTTCTCATCGACGTGCCGATCCCTTCCATGGGGGCTACTGTCAACGAAATGACCTTGATCGACCTCGAAGTCGAAGCAGGTCAGGAAATCGCAAAGGGCGAGAAGATAGCAGAGTTGGAGAGCGACAAGTCGGTCTTCGACTTCGAAGCTCCGTGCGACGGGGTGGTACGGCAGATCCATTGCCGTGCGGGGGATATCCTCGAAGTTGGCGCGCCCTTCGTTCGTATTGAAACGGAGGATACGTCCGTAGCCCACCTCACGGTGGATGCGGATGCAGCGCCTCAAGCGACTTCGGCAGTGAAAGAGGCGAAGCCTGAGGCGCCGCCCGCTGCTCCGGTGATGCAGGAAGTCGCTTCCGCTCCGCTTGTTGCTCCGGTGACTACCGCACCGCTCGCCAAGGCGAACGGCATTCGCTGGACGCCGCGGGCCAAGAAGTTGGCCTTGGAGCGAGGCTTCGATCCAGAGTCCATGACCGACATCGTAGGTACGGGACCGGGAGGACGCGTGACGGGAGACGATCTGGAAGCCTATGTCCCCGCCAAGGCCACGGTTTCGCAAGCTGCGGCCGTCGCGGTTGGAGATGGCTCCACTCAAACCGCTTGCGTCGCCGGCATCGGATATGCGGTGCCGCAAAACATGCGATCCAACGCGGAAATCCTGAAGCAGTTCCCAGGCAAGACCGAAGAGGAAATCGTCAAGGTTACTGGCATCCAGCAACGGTACGTTATTTCCGAAGGCGAGTCGGCGACCAGCCTTGCGAGCAAGGCGACTCGTCATGCCCTGAAGATGGCCGGCTTGGAGGTTTCGGACATTGACGCTGTGGTGGTGGCTACGCTCTTGCCGGACCACCCGGTGCCGGGCGCAGCCAGCATTCTTGCCAGGGAACTAGGCGTGGAGTCCGCCTTGGCGTTTGACTTGAATGCGGCCTGTTCCGGTTGGCTCTACGCTTTGGAGGTGGGGCGCAGCCTGATCTACGGCGGTACCGCGAAAAACATTTTGGTGGTGACGGCGGAAATCCTTTCGCGAATCACCAACCCTAAGGACCACGAGACGGCATTCCTCTTCGGTGACGGCGCGGGAGCGGCCATTCTGACCAAGGGCGAAGGTGGGCACCGCCTGCATCGTTTGGAGCTCAGCGGTGACGCCCGTTTCACCGACGCGATTTCACGCACCGGTGGTGGCGCCCTCAAGCCGATGCCCTCGCCGGGCGAGGACCTGGATTCCTTTTATCTGAAGATGGATGGAGGAGTCGTTTTCAAGCGTGCCGTTCTGGCCTTCTCGAACATCATCGAGAGCGCGCTCGAGAGGCACGGGCTGAAGCCGGATGACGTTTCTTGGATTGTGCCGCACCAAGCCAACGCCCGTATTCTGAGAGCCGTGAGCAAGCGAGTGGGCATCCCTTACGAGAAATTTGTCGTGACTATCAACAAGTACGGCAACACCTCGGCTGCGTCTGTTTCCATGGCTTTGGGCTGGGCTGCCGAGGAAGAGATTTTCGAAGAAGGCGACAAGATCATCTTCTGCTCGGTCGGCGCCGGATTCACTTTTGCTGGCGGCTTGATGACTTGGTAG